From Deinococcus aquiradiocola:
GGTCTCGGTGGGGTGGCCGTGCGCGGCGGCGTGCGCGAGGAACGCGTCGAGGTCGCTGCAGCGCAGGCAGGGGTGGCCCTTGTCGCGCGGGTGGAAGGGGTCGGTGGTGCCGGTGTGCAGCTGTCGTCCGTCGGGCAGCGCGAACCACAGGCCCTCGCTGCTGCGGATGCCTTCGGGCCGCTGGAGTTCCGGCAGGCCGAGGAAGGTGCCGTAGAAGTCGCGGGCCTGCGCCGCGTGCCCGGCGGGCGCTTCGATCTGGACGTGGTCGAGTCCGGTGATGAATGTCGGCATACCTTCAGCGTACGGGAAGACCTGCCCGAGCCCCCGATACCTCTCCAGAGACAACACGTATGGCGGCGCAGGCAGAGCGGCTCCCCTTCCCGCCCGCACTGCGCACGTCACCTTTCAGCCGGGCGGCTGGCCTTTTCAGGCGCGTTCCGTTCCATTCCCGGACCGTCGGGACTGCACCGCCCGTCCATCGTCCTGGGCAGAACGGGAGGAGTGGCGTGGCCAGCCGCGCCCGTTCACGACGACACGCCCTGCAGGACGCCTGCCCGCTCCCGGAACGCGTCTCTGTCCTTCTCGTTCCGCCCGGATCGACCCCGCACACGCCGCGGGATTCGATCGGAATCCGGATCAGGCGTGGACGGGCTCTTCCGCCGAGCGGTCCTGCCGCGCCGCGAGTTCCACGTACCCTTCGATCAGGTGCACGATGACCGGGTTGTGCGTGTGCACGCCGTGCGCGTCGCGGGCGTGCGGCACCACGACCTCCGCGCCCGGCAGCGGCGGGGCGGGCGGCGTCACGAAGTGCGCGATCACGGCCGCCTCGCCGTCCCGCGCGAGCAGGAAGGCGCGCTCGCCGTCCATGGCGATGGCGGGCAGGTTCGCGAGCGGCGTCGTGACGACCCGCACACCGCGCGGCGTGAGCTTTTCGAGCGTCTCGGCGAGGTCCGGTTCGCCCGCCATGAAGAGCGTGCGCCGGGCGTTCAGGGTGAGGTCCTCGCACATGCTGCGCAGCGCGGCCTCACCGTGCAGGTGGTACACGGCTTCCGGCGCGGGGTCCGGTGCGAGGCGCGACAGGTCACGGTCGAGCGCGCCGAGCCGGTCGTCGAAGGCGCGGCGGGACCGCGCGAGGTACTCGCGGGCCGACAGCGGCGCGTACTCCAGCGGGCTCTGCCCCACCCGCGCCGCCAGGCCGCGCCCCTCCAGGCGCTCCAGCGTCTCGTAGATCTTGGGGCGGGGAATGCCCGCCTGCCGCGCCACGCGGGCCGGAACGGCGCGGCCCAGCGCC
This genomic window contains:
- a CDS encoding VOC family protein — its product is MPTFITGLDHVQIEAPAGHAAQARDFYGTFLGLPELQRPEGIRSSEGLWFALPDGRQLHTGTTDPFHPRDKGHPCLRCSDLDAFLAHAAAHGHPTETDTRCHPVRRAFLHDPFGNRLEIVENAHISTPLP
- a CDS encoding TrmB family transcriptional regulator — protein: MSAVIHLQALGLTEYEARAYTALLALGRAVPARVARQAGIPRPKIYETLERLEGRGLAARVGQSPLEYAPLSAREYLARSRRAFDDRLGALDRDLSRLAPDPAPEAVYHLHGEAALRSMCEDLTLNARRTLFMAGEPDLAETLEKLTPRGVRVVTTPLANLPAIAMDGERAFLLARDGEAAVIAHFVTPPAPPLPGAEVVVPHARDAHGVHTHNPVIVHLIEGYVELAARQDRSAEEPVHA